The nucleotide sequence CTGTGGCGAGCTCCATCGCTGAGTCTGTGGCAAAGCGTTTTGCCATCGAGGCTTCCATTCCACAAGCGATTCCTTGACTGCGCAGCCACGCCGCTCGGTATACCAGCAACCGGGCTACTTCTGCTTTCGTCGCCATATCAGCCAGCTTGAAGGCGATGGCTTGCTGCTTGCCAATCGATTGTCCGAACTGCTTGCGTTCCCGCGCATACTCTGTCGCGTACTGGACTGCGGCCTCGGCAATACCAAGGGCTTGTGCAGCAATCCCGATTCGTCCGGAATCCAGATTCGCCATCGCGATACAGAAGCCTTCCCCTTCCTGCCCCAGCAGGTTGGCAGCCGGTACACGCGCGTTGTCGAATACGAGCTCTGTCGTGTAGGAACCGTGTAGTCCCATCTTCTTTTCCTTTTTCCCAACCATGAAGCCCGGTGTATCCTTGTCTACGATAAAGGCCGATATTCCCTTGGTTCCCTTTGTAGAGTCAGTTACGGCAAACGCGATATACGTATCTGCTTCTCCGCCGTTCGTGATGAACACTTTGTTTCCGTTTAGGATGTACTCGTCGCCTTTTTTCACGGCTGTGGTTCGTATACTGCTCGCATCAGAACCTGCATGCGGCTCTGTCAAGGCAAAAGCCCCGAGGTATTCCCCACTTGCAAGCTTCGTCACGTATTTGCGTTTTTGCTCCTCGGTACCGAAGTAGAGAATCGGGTTCGTCCCGACGGAGGTATGCACGGACAAAATGACGCCTACTGTCGCACTCACCTTGGAAATCTCGTGAATGGCCAAAATGTAGGAAATAAAGTCCGCTCCTGCTCCTCCCCACTCTTCGGCGATCGGAATGCCCATGAGCCCCATCTCGCCCATCTTTTTCAGGATCTGACGCGGGAACTGGTCCGTCTCTTCCATCACCGGGACGAAAGGGGCGATCTCTTTCTGGGCAAAGTCTCGCACCATGCGGCGCATCATCTCTTGCTCTTCGTTCAATCGGAAATCCATGTCCGTCCTACCTTTCTGCGAAAAGTCCTCTCTAGCAAAAGTTCAAAAAGTCGTCATTTCAGCACCGAGAAAGTGGCGAGAACCTGAAGAAGGAGGAGCGGAATGTAGAGAACTACATGAGCACCGGACTTCGAAGGTGTACGCCACTTTCGACGTCGCATACGCTTTCAGTACTACTTCGTGATCAAAAGATGACTTTTTGAACTACCTTGCCTAGTTGTACACGTAGAAACCACGACCGGATTTTTTGCCTAGCCAACCTGCTTTGACGTACTTGCGCAGCAATGGGCATGGGCGGTATTTCGAATCACCGAACCCTTCGTGCAGTACCTCCATAATGTAGAGGCAAGTGTCCAGCCCGATGAAATCGGCCAACTGAAGCGGCCCCATCGGATGGTTCATGCCCAGCTTCATGACTTCATCAATCGCTTCCGGTGTTGCAACTCCTTCGTACACGCAATAAATCGCTTCATTCAGCATTGGCATCAGTACCCGATTGGACACAAAACCAGGGAAATCGTTTACGCTCACGGGTACCTTGCTCATTTGTTTGGACAAATCTTCTGTCAACTGATAGACCTCATCGGATGTTTGCAGCCCACGAATGATCTCAACCAGCTTCATTACGGGAACGGGGTTCATAAAATGCATCCCGATCACTTTTTCCGGACGCTTCGTAACTGCGGCAATCTCTGTAATTGGCAGGGAGGATGTATTGCTCGCGAGCACCGTATGCGGCGGACATACCTCATCCAGTTTGGAAAAGATTTGCGTTTTGACCGCCATGTTTTCTGTCACTGCTTCTACCACAAAATCTGCATCAGACGCATCTGCCAGATCAGTAGACAGTGTCAAACGACCGAGAATCGTTTCTTTTTCCGCTTCGCTGAGCTTGCCTTTTTCCACGTTGCGCGACAAGTTTTTCGTAATCGTAGCCAGGCCGCGTTCCACAAATGCT is from Brevibacillus brevis and encodes:
- a CDS encoding acyl-CoA dehydrogenase; amino-acid sequence: MDFRLNEEQEMMRRMVRDFAQKEIAPFVPVMEETDQFPRQILKKMGEMGLMGIPIAEEWGGAGADFISYILAIHEISKVSATVGVILSVHTSVGTNPILYFGTEEQKRKYVTKLASGEYLGAFALTEPHAGSDASSIRTTAVKKGDEYILNGNKVFITNGGEADTYIAFAVTDSTKGTKGISAFIVDKDTPGFMVGKKEKKMGLHGSYTTELVFDNARVPAANLLGQEGEGFCIAMANLDSGRIGIAAQALGIAEAAVQYATEYARERKQFGQSIGKQQAIAFKLADMATKAEVARLLVYRAAWLRSQGIACGMEASMAKRFATDSAMELATEAVQIFGGYGYTREYPVERLFRDAKVTQIYEGTNEIQRIVIAKHLLADS
- a CDS encoding 3-hydroxybutyryl-CoA dehydrogenase yields the protein MNVQTIMVIGAGQMGSGIAQVAAQAGFRVYLNDVQQAFVERGLATITKNLSRNVEKGKLSEAEKETILGRLTLSTDLADASDADFVVEAVTENMAVKTQIFSKLDEVCPPHTVLASNTSSLPITEIAAVTKRPEKVIGMHFMNPVPVMKLVEIIRGLQTSDEVYQLTEDLSKQMSKVPVSVNDFPGFVSNRVLMPMLNEAIYCVYEGVATPEAIDEVMKLGMNHPMGPLQLADFIGLDTCLYIMEVLHEGFGDSKYRPCPLLRKYVKAGWLGKKSGRGFYVYN